A window of the Gasterosteus aculeatus chromosome 21, fGasAcu3.hap1.1, whole genome shotgun sequence genome harbors these coding sequences:
- the kiaa1217 gene encoding sickle tail protein homolog isoform X4 yields MSKASRLTRPPSIGARSKLAPSRKECPGATGRARVLSVGEKLMRAGSDGILSRQRSFKAAAPQDKAQSENQPETPAPGQGPGEKGQDAEMLPPKSRISPPKVASQPQGSVHKQTKSNLKVTSPEDAQHVGRRQASPNGTPKGDAKGSRTVPRRHTLGGARGAREILAMQPPDMDKKREAFLEHLKQKYPHHASAIMGHQERLREQSRSPKHGPHSSIGDQVDHLSLASLDSLDAMSEADSPTAFTRGSRIRASLPVVRSTNQTKDRSLGVLYLLYGDETKQIRMPNEITSMDTIRALFVSAFPQQLTMKMLESPSVAVYVKDDMRNIYYELADVRNIADHSCLKVYHKDPAQAFSHGPRPANGDARMHSETMHAVRDGPPPLRQPHVGPPSHHPMQGAVPPSPHSMPPSPSRIPFGPRQGSIPGNGTIPRDRLSSANAPARSSSPCPSAILERRDVKPDEDRGGKSQSLPRGNESLYADPYLLQDGRMNMAAAHGPQPNPGIDGTDHAMGGFHRASIRSTSSYGGPSPTDTMDHPSLYRQKSRNSQLPTLGSKTPPPSPHRMAEVRMIDIHGGPPHGGPPYGGPLHGMPPHGVPPHGMPPHGVPPHGMPPHGGPPHGMPPHVLPPHGGPPHGLPPHAAPPHGVPMERSSPVRQSFRKEEVAGTKPRNNMGSPVVPDLQGPIAVASEHQTRVRMKAMEQQIASLTGLVQHALLKEPNTSGTKELLSERPPKTSSPAHSAHSSGGSPVLAAKSSTAPPATGPVPLKVNLLQFRRNVSDLRVQLHQMRQQQVQNQEALRVQLKRAEQEISVKLIEAMRGLEDPVQRQRALVEEDRHKYLVLEERVLTQLGELEQYVGSLQKDLAATQRAVTLKDVEEGAVTLRKVGESLAGLKGEFPALQTKMRSVLRVEVEAVKFLKEEPHKLDSMLKRVKSLTDTLNGLRRCAPEGPQKGPVDNSSPAAAEAPTPPARPSSSPGPLEPQSSTIKSEVMPSSPVVIHHVQSSPVHIRQSQQSAALTAQPSPPLTPSPTPSKSQDLARGGGASDPPSPAHHKKTQGNPVNNGNGPAPQGLVIEELQTSREKNKDRAMSIKAAEMEWEERRQNMGHYDGKEFEKILQEAQANMMKGIPSLEVEENPTLIPDATTERADTHSLVESLTEPQSEPHSDKPGQKGPEKLPKPVMEKPAKPSKTVATKPTESFAKQGSEKSGKSPPPPPPPRKTFSSSSSGMTTTRSGEVVFTSRRESVSAQECEEDTPPPSPQPKPNTVRPETKPKPATPPPVTPLATREEEDEGDKIMAELQVFQKCTVKDVGVKNLVEPTSRIEPQIRELRPGALLPLKEKKQSSEPTRDDKDPDIDENGNTTVRQSQGVIYYVTGQIPKEHPPPSGTEETPEHREPTQPPSQVSNVNVNDNSPSQQQQQQQQQPPPQSPPPKSPPPVTPPPISPKPVGLKGFKLPRTQVKRAESLKTSAEMEKGKNLNKMNTERKSKAIQQRVDYSKMIIPEAAATTTTAAVREAPKSSVAPPKKPPGEGSDPPTSDSNLEEYHDGASLSPDLPGEEPPPPPDNIAFMITNTKVQALSRGEYQELVDAKKGNDFQTFTLGNAPYRGSPTAEPTAPQDNGFNKKPVIIIFDEPMDIRSAYKRLSTVFECEEEMDRMLAAECIEEESEESDTERGGGQVKAAVVAVTPPKVAADHTSLSSSSSSSIPELTEGGMNLESNGDGKQDVKKKFKFKFPKKQLAALSQAIRSGTKSGKKTLQVVVYEDEEESDGTIKQHKEAKRFEITRSKSVSDAHKATRSAAPKRQKSDSLHRTDEIRKNTYKTLDSLEQTIKQLETTISEMGPQSPGEPVGTEEAECGKSSEGVGLKRSSSLPTSRGPGAKVPSKNPLLKKIKPQLLPRPVVFPTTTSTTITTTTVPSAPTTVRQNTSVASPTSRMPVPLSAKSRQSPGASDKAGKQQKLQDAQRQFRQANGSAKRVGGDHKTTSPTTPTSKIPAFYPSSTKGSSQSVQNSDATNPINPSSSSSSSSSAIKSNTLSSPASRSGSQPSSHIPSLSNGSLKLPSPSQHTGKALSFSSQTQNGRVHSSSSFSSSSSSSSTSSSSSPSPLSPTPVGPGGKSIRTIHTPSFTSYRSHNGSSGKSCIPTATAAKDAA; encoded by the exons AGCAAACCAAAAGCAACCTGAAGGTGACGTCCCCGGAGGACGCGCAGCACGTCGGCCGCAGGCAGGCGTCCCCGAATGGGACTCCGAAGGGGGACGCCAAAGGCAGCCGGACCGTCCCCCGTAGGCACACGTTGGGGGGAGCCCGCGGCGCCCGGGAGATCCTGGCCATGCAGCCGCCGGACATGGACAAGAAGAGGGAGGCCTTCCTGGAGCACCTGAAGCAGAAGTACCCCCATCACGCCTCGGCGATCATGGGCCACCAGGAGCGGCTGCGAGAGCAG agCAGAAGCCCAAAGCACGGCCCACATTCCAGCATCGGCGACCAGGTTGACCACCTGTCCCTGGCCTCCCTGGATTCGCTGGACGCCATGTCCGAGGCCGACTCACCCACAGCCTTCACCCGCGGCAGCCGGATCCGTGCCAGCCTGCCCGTGGTGCGATCGACCAACCAGACCAAGGACCGCTCGCTGG GTGTGCTGTACCTGCTGTACGGGGACGAGACCAAACAGATCCGCATGCCGAACGAGATCACCAGCATGGACACGATCAGGGCCCTGTTCGTTAGTGCCTTCCCGCAGCAGCTCACCATGAAGATGCTGGAGTCGCCCAGCGTCGCCGTCTACGTCAAAGACGACATGAGGAACATTTACTACGAGCTGGCGGATGTCAG GAACATAGCGGATCACTCCTGCCTGAAGGTCTACCACAAAGACCCGGCGCAGGCCTTCAGCCACGGGCCGAGACCCGCCAATGGCGATGCCAGG ATGCACAGCGAAACGATGCATGCCGTCCGGGACGGCCCGCCCCCTCTGCGGCAGCCCCACGTGGGTCCCCCGTCACACCACCCCATGCAGGGAGCCGTTCCACCATCTCCCCACTCCAtgcccccgtccccctccaGAATCCCATTCGGCCCGCGGCAGGGCTCTATACCTGGCAACGGCACTATCCCAAGGGACCGGCTGTCCAGCGCCAACGCTCCGGCCCGCTCCAGCTCACCGTGTCCCAGCGCCATCCTGGAGAGACGGGATGTCAAGCCGGATGAGGACAGGGGCGGCAAAAGCCAGAGTCTACCAAGGGGAAACGAGAGCTTGTACGCAGACCCGTACTTGCTCCAAGATGGAAGGATGAACATGGCTGCCGCCCACGGACCACAACCCAACCCTGGGATTGATGGCACAGATCACGCCATGGGGGGATTTCACCGCGCCTCCATCCGCTCCACAAGCTCTTACGGCGGGCCGAGCCCAACGGACACTATGGATCACCCCTCTCTGTACCGCCAGAAGTCCAGGAACAGCCAGCTGCCTACTTTGGGCTCAAAGActcctcccccatcccctcACCGGATGGCTGAGGTACGGATGATTGATATCCACGGCGGGCCTCCTCATGGCGGGCCTCCTTATGGCGGACCTCTTCACGGTATGCCTCCTCATGGCGTGCCTCCTCACGGTATGCCCCCTCATGGCGTGCCTCCTCACGGTATGCCCCCTCATGGCGGACCTCCTCACGGTATGCCTCCTCACGTCTTGCCCCCTCACGGCGGGCCCCCTCACGGCTTGCCACCTCACGCTGCACCGCCTCACGGCGTTCCCATGGAGAGAAGCTCACCCGTGCGGCAGTCATTCCGGAAGGAGGAAGTGGCGGGCACCAAGCCCCGGAACAACATGGGATCACCTGTAGTTCCGGACCTCCAGGGGCCCATTGCTGTTGCCAGTGAGCATCAGACCCG AGTGCGAATGAAGGCTATGGAGCAACAGATTGCCAGCTTGACTGGTCTTGTTCAGCATGCACTTTTAAAGGAGCCAAACACTAGTGGCACCAAGGAGCTACTAAG TGAGAGACCACCGAAGACGTCATCTCCAGCTCACAGTGCACACAGCTCAG gtggCTCCCCAGTCTTGGCTGCCAAGAGCAGCACAGCTCCACCGGCCACGGGTCCAGTTCCTCTCAAAGTCAACCTCCTGCAGTTCAGGAGGAATGTTTCTGACCTCAGGGTGCAACTGCATCAGATGagacagcagcag GTCCAGAACCAAGAGGCACTACGAGTCCAGCTCAAGCGGGCGGAGCAGGAAATCAGTGTCAAGCTCATTGAGGCCATGCGAGGCCTGGAGGACCCTGTGCAGAGGCAGAGAGCGTTGGTGGAAGAGGACCGGCACAAGTACTTGGTTCTGGAGGAGCGTGTCCTCACGCAGCTCGG TGAGCTGGAGCAGTATGTCGGCTCCCTGCAGAAAGACTTGGCAGCGACACAAAGAGCAGTGACTCTGAAGGACGTGGAGGAGGGAGCGGTGACGCTGAGAAAGGTGGGAGAATCGCTGGCAGGGCTCAAAG gagagttcCCGGCTCTACAAACAAAAATGCGGTCCGTGCTCAGGGTGGAAGTGGAAGCAGTCAAGTTTTTAAAAGAGGAGCCTCATAAACTGGACAGCATGCTGAAAAGGGTCAAGAGCCTGACTGACACACTCAACGGTCTGAGAAG ATGTGCTCCTGAGGGCCCTCAGAAAGGACCAGTGGACAACAGCTCTCCAGCCGCAGCAGAAGCTCCCACACCGCCGGCCCGGCCCAGCTCCTCACCCGGCCCGCTGGAGCCCCAGAGCTCCACCATCAAATCAGAGGTGATGCCTTCCTCCCCGGTGGTCATCCACCACGTGCAGAGTTCCCCGGTCCACATACGGCAGTCCCAGCAGTCTGCGGCCCTGACGGCTCAGCCCAGTCCACCGCTCACCCCCAGCCCCACCCCGAGCAAGAGTCAAGACCTGGCCAGGGGAGGGGGAGCCTCGGATCCACCGAGCCCGGCCCATCATAAGAAGACACAAGGCAACCCGGTGAATAACGGCAATGGCCCGGCCCCCCAGGGTCTCGTTATAGAAGAGCTGCAGACCAGCCGGGAGAAGAACAAAGACAGAGCCATGTCCATAAAG GCAGCAGAAATGGAGTGGGAAGAGAGGAGGCAGAACATGGGTCACTATGATGGAAAGGAGTTTGAGAAGATCCTGCAGGAAGCCCAGGCAAACATGATGAAGGGCATTCCCAGTCTAGAGGTTGAAGAGAATCCAACCCTGATCCCTGACGCCACTACGGAacgagcagacacacacagccttgtGGAGTCACTGACAG AGCCCCAGTCTGAGCCTCACTCCGACAAGCCGGGCCAGAAGGGGCCTGAGAAACTCCCAAAGCCCGTGATGGAGAAACCAGCTAAACCTTCCAAGACCGTCGCCACAAAGCCGACTGAGAGCTTCGCTAAGCAGGGGTCTGAAAAGTCCGGCAAGTCCCCAccgccaccacctcctcccaggAAGActttctccagctccagctccggCATGACCACGACGCGCTCCGGCGAAGTGGTCTTTACTAGCAGGAGAGAGTCCGTCTCGGCTCAG GAGTGTGAAGAGGACACTCCACCGCCGAGTCCCCAACCAAAGCCCAACACGGTTCGTCCAGAGACCAAGCCCAAGCCAGCCACCCCTCCCCCGGTCACTCCTCTCGCTaccagggaagaggaggacgaaggcGACAAGATCATGGCAGAGCTCCAG GTTTTCCAGAAGTGCACGGTTAAGGACGTAGGGGTGAAAAATTTGGTAGAACCAACCTCTCGAATTGAACCGCAAATCAGAGAACTAAGACCGGGGGCCTTATTGCCCCTCAAAGAGAAAAAG CAGAGCTCTGAGCCCACTCGAGATGATAAAGATCCAGACATAGATGAAAATGGGAATACCACTGTCCGACAGAGCCAAGGG GTCATATACTATGTGACCGGTCAGATTCCCAAAGAGCATCCGCCCCCGTCAGGAACAGAGGAAACCCCCGAACACCGGGAGCCCACACAGCCTCCATCACAGGTGTCAAATGTCAATGTTAACGACAATTCTccaagccagcagcagcagcagcagcagcagcagccgccgccacAGTCTCCACCACCCAAATCACCACCACCTGTCACACCTCCACCTATATCACCCAAGCCCGTGGGACTGAAAGGGTTCAAACTTCCAAGGACGCAAGTCAAACGCGCTGAGTCCTTGAAGACCAGTGCAGAAATGGAGAAGGGAAAGAACCTCAATAAAATGAATACTGAAAGGAAAAGTAAAGCTATCCAGCAACGTGTTGATTATAGTAAAATGATAATACCCGAGGCTGCGGCTACCACAACGACCGCCGCCGTACGAGAGGCGCCAAAAAGTTCTGTTGCTCCACCAAAAAAGCCTCCAGGCGAGGGCAGCGATCCACCAACATCCGACTCTAACCTTGAGGAGTATCATGACGGGGCGAGTCTCAGTCCGGACTTGCCTGGAGAAGagccgcccccgccccccgacaACATAGCCTTTATGATCACCAACACCAAAGTTCAGGCCCTTTCCCGTGGCGAGTACCAGGAACTGGTCGACGCCAAAAAGGGAAACGACTTCCAGACTTTTACTTTAGGCAATGCGCCTTACCGGGGCAGCCCGACCGCAGAACCCACCGCGCCGCAGGATAACGGCTTCAACAAGAAGcccgtcatcatcatctttgaCGAGCCCATGGACATCCGGTCCGCGTACAAGCGCCTGTCCACCGTCTTTGAATGCGAAGAGGAAATGGACAGGATGCTGGCGGCGGAGTGCAtcgaggaggagagcgaggagtcGGACACCgagagggggggcgggcaggttAAAGCGGCGGTGGTCGCCGTCACTCCTCCGAAGGTCGCCGCCGACCACACCAGCTTGTCATCCTCGTCTTCGTCGTCGATCCCCGAGCTCACCGAGGGCGGGATGAATTTGGAGTCAAACGGCGACGGCAAGCAGGATGTCAAGAAGAAGTTCAAATTTAAGTTCCCCAAGAAGCAACTGGCGGCCCTGAGCCAGGCAATTCGCTCGGGCACCAAGTCCGGAAAGAAGACTTTGCAGGTGGTCGTGTacgaagatgaggaggaatccGACGGTACCATCAAACAGCACAAAGAAGCGAAGAGATTTGAGATCACGCGCTCAAAGTCCGTATCGGACGCACACAAGGCGACGCGCTCAGCCGCGCCGAAGAGGCAGAAGTCCGACTCCCTCCACAGGACGGACGAGATCCGGAAGAACACCTACAAGACACTGGACAGCCTGGAGCAGACCATCAAGCAGCTGGAGACCACCATTAGTGAGATGGGGCCGCAGTCCCCCGGGGAGCCGGTCGGCACGGAGGAAGCGGAGTGCGGGAAAAGCTCGGAAGGAGTGGGGCTGAAGAGGTCTTCCTCTCTCCCCACCTCCAGAGGGCCAGGCGCTAAGGTACCCAGCAAAAATCCACTGCTGAAGAAGATTAAACCTCAACTCCTTCCTCGCCCTGTAGTCTTCCCTActaccaccagcaccaccatcaccaccaccactgtCCCCAGTGCCCCCACCACCGTACGACAG AACACCAGTGTCGCTTCCCCTACTAGTCGGATGCCCGTCCCTTTGTCTGCGAAGTCCAGGCAGTCGCCGGGTGCCTCTGACAaagcaggaaaacaacaaaaactgcaGGACGCTCAGAGGCAGTTTCGACAG GCTAACGGAAGTGCTAAAAGAGTGGGAGGGGATCATAAAACTACTTCCCCTACTACCCCCACCTCTAAAATCCCTGCTTTTTACCCTAGCTCTACTAAAGGCAGCTCCCAGTCTGTGCAAAACTCCGATGCAACTAATCCCATtaacccttcctcctcctcctcctcctcctcctctgcaataAAGTCCAACACCCTGTCCTCCCCCGCTTCTCGTTCCGGTTCCCAACCCTCTTCCCACATCCCCTCCCTGTCTAACGGATCTCTCAAACTCCCCTCACCCTCACAGCACACCGGTAAAGCTCTCTCGTTCTCCTCGCAGACTCAGAATGGTCGAGTGcactcctcctcttcattctcctcctcttcctcatcctcctccacctcctcctcctcctccccctcccctctgtcgCCCACTCCTGTGGGCCCAGGCGGAAAGAGCATCCGCACCATACACACCCCCAGCTTCACCAGCTACAGGTCCCACAACGGCAGCAGCGGCAAATCCTGCATCCCGACAGCCACGGCAGCAAAGGACGCCGCTTAG